The genomic DNA GACAGCATTTTTCGttattataaatgtacatatacgaatatatatgtCTATAACTATTGAAGACGATGTAGTCCATTCGGAAAAAAACTTATTTCAATATCGCTTTGAGTCATGTGAAAAAaccacaatttgaaaaaaatcaaaaaaaataaacgggTTCGCTCACTCCTGCTCTGTCAGAGTAATATTTGATAGCACACTCTTGAAGGCAGCTAGTGCCAAAATTTCCGGATCTCGCAGACTCGCAGGTTTGCTCTGACCGAGTGTGAGAGCGCCAGCGGTTTTGGTTTTTAGAAAAATGGAAAAGTAGCCATATCGGTCGTTGATTCTCATTTCTAAAAGGTAACCTCGAGTTAAAAACGAACAAGGGTTATATATTGTACTATAACGGTGACTCATTTTCTTTAGGACTGTCAAAATGGTCCCTCGCAAACAGATACCATGGAGGATGTCGTAAAAAGCTTTTGTCGAAGGTGCGCCTCGACAAATAGTAGGTGTCTCAAATTTCAGGTAAAGGAAAGCTATCTTGAGAGAGACTACTTAAATCGAAATCGGTTTTGCGTCAAAAAGGTTAGGGAACAGTCAAAGCCTGCAAACCTGCTTCGAAAAAAGCGAAGACTGTTCTAGTCTTGGGTGATAACTCCCACTTTCTGGACCTTATCATTAATAATTCGAAGCCGAATTTCAGAAAAACGGTCTCATTTGCCACTATGCAAACACATCACTTGAAAACTTCGCTGTCGCTACAGCCAATCTGCGAACGTTCTTTTAGAACTTTTTCTGGGTGTTATCAATAAAACAATTGTTAAGGATCTcactttataaatatgtattttttagacGATCTGTCTTCCCTCCCTTTCCGAATAAAGCTACCAATTGAAAATTTCTCTATTGCACTctggcaatttttattttcgatgttcaaaactttttaaatacatagtcATTTATATACCTTtgttcgtatatatatacagcaGAAAATAATACAGCCTAAAACTATGCAAttgttatgcattttttttttatttgacagtaAAGCAAATCGCAAGGAATCAGTATCTAAACCAAATATATTACAACAAAACAACATGAAGTACACTGAAAGTAATGCAGCTGCAAGAGGTACCGCTGAGAAAGTATTTGTTAATTCACAAAATGTTCAAGAAGCGCTACAAACATTCATAAATCGCCATCGAAGCAATTTAGAAAAACTAACAGAACAAAATAGTATGCTGGGTCAACAAAACTCTCTCTTAAATGCACAAATGAATAATCAACAGGGCACCATATTGGCGCTAAATGAAAAgtgggtatatttataaaaaaatgtatttgaagtATATGTTAAGACAAaacctaaaattaattttaaaattttatagaattgCAGTTGGGGAAAAAGAGCTTACCAAATACAAAGAAGAGCAAACGCGTTTGATGGAAGATAAAAGTTTGCTCCGCACTGAATTGTTGACTTATAAAAAACGCTGTGATGAATTGATGATTTCCAGTGAAAAGGAGTTGAAGGAGTGTGGTGAAAAGGAGGCGGTGTTGAAAAATGAGGTGGAAATATTTAATGCAAGAATGTATGAATATAAAACTATAACTGTGATTTCTTAACAGCTTGATGCGATTCGTGAAGAATTGCAAGCCAAGCACGCTGAATTTGAAAACAATACTGCAGAGCTTATAAAAACTCgaaatgaaattaatgaaaGCAAACTGCAACTGGAACAAATACAGGTTTGCTGctgaaataactttttattgcatcattattaattaatttgtattaaattccTATACATTTTGACTAATTACAGAAATCTAACAGTGATTTGCAGGAAGAGTTGTTGCAGAAAGAAAAAACCATTAATACCTTGCGTA from Bactrocera oleae isolate idBacOlea1 chromosome 3, idBacOlea1, whole genome shotgun sequence includes the following:
- the LOC106615596 gene encoding myosin heavy chain, clone 203, with the translated sequence MPRTNSSKANRKESVSKPNILQQNNMKYTESNAAARGTAEKVFVNSQNVQEALQTFINRHRSNLEKLTEQNSMLGQQNSLLNAQMNNQQGTILALNEKIAVGEKELTKYKEEQTRLMEDKSLLRTELLTYKKRCDELMISSEKELKECGEKEAVLKNELDAIREELQAKHAEFENNTAELIKTRNEINESKLQLEQIQKSNSDLQEELLQKEKTINTLRKEHADYKTDTEKTINKMQEIQQIFYPNAINPLPHIQRNDESRSTQPVSITVQPRPQSRAVLKRSSSSSSSEADMENEERVLLRGWRPARNIKSLPTRSESGRGSTDIPPTSESGGEPTIQKRSRR